The window AAGTACTTTCAAAGCATTTTAATTTCCATGCTTTCGTCTCCAATTGTCAGTGCTGACGAGGACCAACCTGGTTTTTGAGTCTTGTGACCCTTGATGGACCTCCTTGTATTCGTAACAGCTGATTAAATTACCAGTGATAACATGTAATATTCCTGGGAGTTTGCTTGGTTATccaggacttttttttttttttttttttttttgctgacggagtgggtgtccgggtcaatgcttatggggcccgactaatcctaCTTCGACCTAGGAGGAGAGGCCCCATCCCCCCGAACACGATAACCACAAGATTCGAATTCTTGCGGGCACTGGACACCAACTCCTAAGGAGACTTATTGAGATCAACCAAATTACTCATGAGAAGTAGACAatttggtgggaggcaagggttgaacccctgacctcccaccccaccaGGAGAGGTGGTGACTTCTCCTTGTTCTGGTAAATTTTATGCCCAACATAGATCGATGGGATGGGAACATAAAAAAGGCACATTCACACGGTCTACCCTCAATATACATTgtatggaaatttttttttaatatcatgTGAAAAAGTTATTAtccgtattttttttttggtaggaaTATGGTTAGATAGGAAAATGCGTCATCCCCACAATTTTGTCGGACTCTCTCCTTTATAACAAAGAGATACCTCTAAACAAAGTGTTTTTAGACGGATTCAAACTTTGTTTGTCATACTAGGGTCGCAAGTCCCTTCCACTTACTTCGCCCAAAACACCATTGATGATTGATTTTTCGTGGTAAAAGCATTATTGTCATAGTTCCCATCCTGTACATACCGAGCATATTTTCTTCAAGCAAAGTCATGTAATTTAACTATCTATTTTTACCTAATAATATCTTGTCCAGAACGAGCACAGTATGAATATGCAAATACATTACAGGCTTTTGCCAATATTTACATTTCTGtagaattttggtgaaatatacCCAGCGTCATGGAAGCTTGTCCCCGTGTTAGTCATCGCTTATTGTGAAACTTGAAGGGTGGTTAACATTCTATAAAACGGAAATTAACATTTAGATTATCATTCTTCCTTCCACCCTTAATGCTATCCATTTTGGCCAAATAATCTTCTGAAATCTGATCTATATCACCATCAATTGGCTTTAGCTAATTGCAAACATTGAATAGTTAGGAACATTATCTCATAGGAATCATTGGAAATTAATTAGCACTTTATGTGTCCATAAGACTCGAGTATGACTGCTTAACGAACTCTGAGTTGTGATTGTACATGACATGATTGCCTATAAAACATACCAAAAACATCGTACACTTCACTGTTTCAAAAAACTTCATCAACCACTGCTTCAATAGAAAtaaggaaaccaaaaaaaaaaaaaaaaaaaagaggaggaatTTGTGAGGAAATGGATTCTGAAACCATAAAGCTTCCGGCTATAGATTTCTCCCAACCGGGATTGAAACCAGGAAATCCAGAGTGGGATTCAGTGAAAGGTCAAGTCCGAAAAGCACTTGAAGAATTTGGCTGCTTCGAAGCCATGTATGACAAAATTTCTCTTGAACTTCAGAAATCATTTTTCAAAGCCTTAGAAGAGCTTTTCAACCTCCCTTTGCAGACTAAGCAAAGAAACGCATCTAAGAAGATCTACCATGGCTACATTGGACAATATCCAATTTTTCCACTGTATGAGAGCATGGGTCTTGATGATGCAAACATCcttgaaaaagttgaaagcttcACTGATCTCTTATGGCCTGAGGGGAACTCAAATTTCTGGTAaagatatattatatatttgaaTCATGTCCTTAATCATTTCTCCTAATATTTACCTCACAAAcacatttaatccaaaaatgcTATAgtgatattttcttaaaatttccaatACAAAAATGAGTTTTCTGTGCAcaatttcattaaaaaaaaaaaagtttcttgaTAAACTCTTACTCAATATGCAGCAAGACTGTGCATTCCTACTCGGAGCAAATCTCAGAATTAGATAAGATTGTGAGAAGGATGATACTGGAGAGCCTAGGTTTAGAGAAATACATGGATGAGCACATGGAATTAACAAATTGCCTTCTTAGAGCTATGAAGTACGAAGGGCCTCAAACAACTGAGACAAAAGTTGGACTACCTGCTCACACTGACAAGAACATCCTATCCATTTTGTGCCAAGATCAAATACGTGGTTTGCAAGTTCTCACAAAAGATGGACATTGGATTGATGTCGAACCCTCTCCAGGCTCCTTCACTGTCATGATTGGAGATGCCCTTTTTGTAAGTATTCCTTAAATTCATACGTGTTTTTGTCATAACAATGGTCATTGATATTTAAATACAAAATATTGCGAAGCAAAAATGACAGAAGAGAAAAGATGAAGAAGTATGTGAAGGAAATTGGTTAATCTACCAAAATAAAGCACTCATCAAAGTGAAGAATTATGGATGAAGCCTTGCGTCCATATCCAAAAGCATTTTGCACTTTTACTAAAGGCCTAAACTTAAGATTACTTATTTggagttgaaaattaaaattaacgGTCAACATTTACTGATGTTGAAGTTCAAATATTAGTTCTTTATGATTACTCTGCATTCCAATATCGTGCAACTTTAAATTCTTATATTCCCTCATAAATGGGATTTTAACACTTTATCCCTTAACCTCTAGCGCTTCTGACACTTCATTCTCTGACGTGATTTTTAATACTTTGGGCTATATAAGTTTCTGCGTTAAATCAATTTTCATTACTTCATCCTTAaaatttgtaaatcaaaaaatttcttatgaatCAAGGAAGAATCGTGTTGTTTTTTTCCtgtattttctcaatttttctttttggattaaCCAAAAGAATAACACTTCGAACTAAAGTGATACAAACGCTAAGACTTGGAGTTAAGATGTTAAAAGCCCATTTGTTAACTAAATGATAAAATTCGTTTTTGCATCCAAGTTACTCCACTAGTGTACAGGATTAagtaaccccaaaaaaaaaaaaaaaattcaggaaacaaagtgataaaGCAGTAAATGTAAAGAGGTAAAGGGTTGAGAATCGCCctcaaaacttttgaattgttACATACAGAATTCATGCATTTCGATCAATTATTTCTTCACTTGCAATTACGAAGTTCAACATTGATGTAGAAGAAGTTTATTGAATGGGCAAATTACAATTTACTCCCTGgtggtttagtattttattaCATAACCTCTCTgtggtttcaaaagttatatataaccccctcataatttgaattaaaatgtcaaaatgaCAGAATTTGCAATCCATAACCGAATCAACTAAACTATCAAAATACTCTtatgtaaaattaaaaattatttattaaccacagGGAGTTAATGTATATATATTGCAAACTACAAGGGGGTTATATGATAAACTATTAAggtataagggggttatatgataaaatagaaaattatatGGGGTTAGACTGTCAtatatattatgtttatatattttgatcgCTTAAGTcgttttagtttttaaacaagggtaattttgactttttcatAGTTTTATTACGGATGATCATTTCCATTATCTTGACaatttaatccaaattatgagaGGATTATATATGGTTTTTAAAACTAAAGGGGGTTATGTGAAAATTAGCTATACCACggggggtaaagtgtaatttatCCTTATTGAATCAATAAAACTAAAAACATGATCTTAGCTacagaaaaattaaatgaaataaataaatcagCATTACATAGATTACATGTGTTTGTCTGATAGATGCCCCAGTAAATAATGATTAAGAGGGATTGGGATTCTACACACGGTCCAGAACTCCAGATGTGTTCAAATTGGAAGGATGCAATTAATTATGGGATGCAACTGTCAGTGAATGACAAAATTCGTAATCAAATTATTTTCCACGGTACAAGGATTTCAATCATCTTTTGCTGTTGGTTCTATACTTTTCTGTTTTTCCCTAATATATTGTcaattttattgattttaatTGACCAAAAAAGAACATTAGAAGCTAAAGTGTAACAGGCACTAAAGATTAGGGGTAAAGGGTAAAGTGTAAATAACCTTTGTTTATTGAAAACCAGATTTGGCTTTTTCCTTATTAATTACATCTTTTGATTTGAACGTTAGTATTAGGGGTTTAGTAAATCAAAAAATAGTTAGAAAATAAAGCGATAGACAGACTAAGTGTTAATGAGGTAGAGTGTAAAACTCCTCCAACAAATTCAAAAGTGGAAACAAATTTCAAGCATCTAGGCCAGTtacatttttcttgcatttaaatgtttcaatcatgtactaaaaaatagaaataaaaaggaaagcgTGGTCTTAGCCACataatagttaaataaagtaaatgaACCAACATTAGACAAATTACTATAGCCTTGTCTAACGTATGCCGAATCAATACTAATTAAGAGATGTCCAAGTATTAGCGTTTTGGAAAAGTAAAGTTAAATAAAAAAGTGTGTAAATGTGGATATATGCATTTATACAAGTTGTATGTTATAAACCAATTCACAATCGGCATGGATTAGGAAGtaccaaaaattttttaaaaagttaaataaaattttgggatTTGAAAATTGACACTAGAAGCTCAAGCTTAAACATTTTGCTTAAGCGGCCACCCGCCCCGCGGGGGGCTAATAGGGAGGGGGTTGGGGTGGAGACgaggggaattttttcccccccgcttagaaatggggtgggggtgggggagTCTActcccgccccgccacccgctttaaaaaataaaaatatataaaaatatatgtatatgattatataatatataatttaattagttataaacttataataatgatattattagttatatgtattatataatgtatattagtatatgtaatataattgatattatcaattatactaataattatatatgtgtactaatacaaattattaattggttatactaaatttgctaatgcatttatactaaatccctaattacatttaatacaataacattatttctcaaaaaaaagcacaagcacaataatgaataagtgattgtatttgtgcaaAAGTGAAGACTTaactattttagttgtatttatttcatcatgttagattgtattcaaataacttttgtttgggGGAGGAGGGATGGGTTGGGCGGTAcagggggagggagtgtaagcgtGAAGTCTCGGGTTCGAGTCCTCTTACTtacactaaaaataaaaaaaacttttgtttgattgtttttataagtttcaacatgaaattacaatgaataataatttggtgatgtgttgatattttagtatt is drawn from Coffea arabica cultivar ET-39 chromosome 1c, Coffea Arabica ET-39 HiFi, whole genome shotgun sequence and contains these coding sequences:
- the LOC113714788 gene encoding probable 2-oxoglutarate-dependent dioxygenase AOP1: MDSETIKLPAIDFSQPGLKPGNPEWDSVKGQVRKALEEFGCFEAMYDKISLELQKSFFKALEELFNLPLQTKQRNASKKIYHGYIGQYPIFPLYESMGLDDANILEKVESFTDLLWPEGNSNFCKTVHSYSEQISELDKIVRRMILESLGLEKYMDEHMELTNCLLRAMKYEGPQTTETKVGLPAHTDKNILSILCQDQIRGLQVLTKDGHWIDVEPSPGSFTVMIGDALFAWTNGRLHCPFHRVMMTGNIARYSAGIFSMPKAGYIIKAPEELVDEEHPLLFKPFDNVEFLSFLRTEAGKGAQFALKTYSGI